The genomic interval TGAActggtgtttaacatgatttttgaatgacgacctcatctctgttccccacacacctgcctgctgccattacATCATACTGGTCTAGTGATCTACTACATCATACTGGTCTAATGCTCTACTACATCATAATGGTCTAATGCTCTACTACATCATAATGATCTAATGCTCTACTACATGGGTGTCAAACTCTGGCGGGGTAATTATATTTGGCCCGCGAGACAATACCAAATTACTACTAGAGCTGGCCCGCCGGTATTATACAGCGCATTCACCACTAATACTACGAATCCCATAATGCTCTGCTGTTTTCGCGCGCCAATCAGGACAGGACCCAGAAAcgctctctcctctgtgacaGTAGTCATAGCAACATAGACGCTACAACTGTCAGCGAGCTAACCCTTCCCAAAAATGGCGAAAAGAAAGGCAGAAAACAGGAGCTTTCTGGACAAGTGGGAGGCAGAATATCTGTTTACATATGTAAAAGACAAacctgtttgtcttgtttgtggaGTCAACGTGGCTGTAAGTAAGGAGTACAACATTAGACGACACTATGAAACGAAACACCATGACAAATACAAGGACCTGGACATGACTCAAAGGagccagaaagtagaggagatgaaaagaagtttggtttcacaacagaatatgtttaaaaaagcCACATCACAAAGCGAGGCTGCTGTAAAGGCTAGTTATATAGTGGCAGCAGAGATCGCAAAATCAGCCCGGCCCTTTAATGAGAGAGAGTTCATGAAAAAGTGCATGATGAAGGTTTGTGACCTCATATGCCCAGAGAAAAAACAAGCATTTTCAAACGTGAGCCTGAGCAGGAACACAGTAGCTGATCGCACATGTGATCTTGCCACCAATCTGTATGACCAGCTGATGGAAAAGGGAAAATATTTTGTTGCGTTCTCCCTCGCTGTGGATGAGAGCTGCGACGCATCTGATACTGCTCAGCTGTCAGTCTTCATCCGTGGAGTGGACTCAAATCTGTGTGTTACGGAGGAGCTATTAGGATTCAAATCAATGCATGGcacaaccacaggaaaggaaatctTTGAGGAGGTTTCCAAATGTGTAACTGAAATAAAGCTGCCATGGGATAAACTCGTTGGATTAACGACAGATGGTGCGCCAGCGATGTGTGGTAAAAAGAGTGGACTGGTGGGCATGGTTCGGGAGAAGATGCGGGAAGAGAACTGTGCAGGTGAGCTAACTGTTTACCACTGCATCATACATCAGGAAGCACTGTGTGCCAAAGCCCTAAAGATGGAACATGTTatgaccacagtaacacaggtagTTAACTTTATAAGAGCCAAAGGTCTAAATCACCGCCAGTTTAAATCTTTTCTGGAGGAGTGTGGTTCGGAATACGCAGACGTGCCGTATCACACAGAGGTGAGATGGCTAAGCGGAGGAAAAGTACTGAACAGATGTTTCGAGCTGCGTGAGGAAATATGTCAATTCctggaaaccaaagggaaggATACAGCAGAGCTCCGGGAGCAAAAGTTCCTGTGTGAGCTGGCCTTTCTCTGTGACATCTCGAGCCATCTCGATACGCTGAACCTGCAGCTTCAGGGGCGGGGGCGCATCATCACAGACATGTACGCTGCAGTGAGGGCCTTCAAAACTAAACTGTGCCTGTGGGAGAATCAGATGCTGCAAGGAAACCCTTGCCATTTTCCCTGCTGCCAATCCATAAAAGCGCAGATCTCTACCGCCGTGTTCCCATGCGCACAGTTTGCTGAAAAACTCAGTGTTCTCGCCGCTGAGTTTAGCCGGCGATTTGCCGACTTCGATGCCCAGAAATGCACGTTTGAACTGCTTAGTAATCCCTTCGCAGTTGATGTGGAAAATGCACCAACCAACATCCAAATGGAGCTGATTGAACTCCAGTGCAACGACACGCTGAAGTCAAAGTATGATGCTGTGGGCGCCGCACAGTTTCCACGGTTCATCCCTGACACAATGCCTCAGCTCCGCACCCAAGCTGCTCAGATGCTCTCCATGTTCGGCAGCACTTATCTATGCGAGCAACTTTTCTCCTCGATGAAGATGACCAAAACAACTCACAGGAGAC from Oncorhynchus kisutch isolate 150728-3 linkage group LG26, Okis_V2, whole genome shotgun sequence carries:
- the LOC116357680 gene encoding general transcription factor II-I repeat domain-containing protein 2-like; translated protein: MAKRKAENRSFLDKWEAEYLFTYVKDKPVCLVCGVNVAVSKEYNIRRHYETKHHDKYKDLDMTQRSQKVEEMKRSLVSQQNMFKKATSQSEAAVKASYIVAAEIAKSARPFNEREFMKKCMMKVCDLICPEKKQAFSNVSLSRNTVADRTCDLATNLYDQLMEKGKYFVAFSLAVDESCDASDTAQLSVFIRGVDSNLCVTEELLGFKSMHGTTTGKEIFEEVSKCVTEIKLPWDKLVGLTTDGAPAMCGKKSGLVGMVREKMREENCAGELTVYHCIIHQEALCAKALKMEHVMTTVTQVVNFIRAKGLNHRQFKSFLEECGSEYADVPYHTEVRWLSGGKVLNRCFELREEICQFLETKGKDTAELREQKFLCELAFLCDISSHLDTLNLQLQGRGRIITDMYAAVRAFKTKLCLWENQMLQGNPCHFPCCQSIKAQISTAVFPCAQFAEKLSVLAAEFSRRFADFDAQKCTFELLSNPFAVDVENAPTNIQMELIELQCNDTLKSKYDAVGAAQFPRFIPDTMPQLRTQAAQMLSMFGSTYLCEQLFSSMKMTKTTHRRRLTDELLRSILRISSAQSLSPDIDELASKKRCQVSGLGTSD